In Silene latifolia isolate original U9 population chromosome X, ASM4854445v1, whole genome shotgun sequence, the following proteins share a genomic window:
- the LOC141620577 gene encoding protein FAR1-RELATED SEQUENCE 5-like produces MGQQQPQCVITDQCPGIKKACPNVFNHSVHKYCMWHIMQKMPEKVGRAICNDTEFMTDINAVVWDVDLEPHEFEQNRKMLLKPMRSESSNSYFKRFESHFGTLVEFWMRYNSAIEQQRHTQRRMDNANEHSMLEKVGPMKVEMHASLVYTHPIFGDFHNEVKHAICGMGSGGLTKSRAVEYHDVRDGEAQSFRVEFNTKTN; encoded by the exons ATGGGGCAGCAGCAACCTCAATGTGTAATTACAGACCAGTGCCCGGGAATTAAAAAAGCCTGCCCAAATGTCTTCAACCATTCTGTCCACAagtattgcatgtggcatatcatgcagaAAATGCCTGAGAAAGTGGGAAGGGCAATCTGCAATGATACGGAATTTATGACCGACATAAATGCCGTTGTGTGGGATGTCGACCTCGAGCCACACGAATTTGAACAGAATCGGAAGATGTTATTGAAGCCCATG AGATCCGAAAGTTCAAACAGCTATTTCAAGCGGTTTGAAAGCCATTTTGGAACCCTCGTCGAGTTTTGGATGAGGTACAATTCCGCAATAGAGCAGCAAAGGCATACACAAAGGAGGATGGATAATGCCAATGAGCATAGTATGCTCGAGAAAGTAGGGCCGATGAAG GTAGAGATGCATGCCTCACTTGTCTACACCCATCCTATCTTTGGGGACTTTCATAATGAAGTCAAACATGCCATATGCGGCATGGGGTCGGGGGGTTTGACAAAAAGTAGGGCGGTGGAGTATCATGACGTTCGTGATGGTGAAGCACAGAGCTTCCGAGTTGAATTTAACACCAAAACTAACTAG